A region from the Arvicola amphibius chromosome 12, mArvAmp1.2, whole genome shotgun sequence genome encodes:
- the LOC119803048 gene encoding small VCP/p97-interacting protein — protein MGLCFPCPAESAPPSPSPEEKRAKLAEAAERRQKEAASRGILDIQSVEAKRKKKEQLEKQMETSGPPAGGLRWTVS, from the exons ATGGGGCTGTGCTTCCCGTGCCCCGCGGAGTCCGCACCGCCATCCCCGAGCCCG gaagagaaaagagcaaagctggcagaggcagcagaaagaagacagaaagag GCCGCATCTCGGGGGATTTTGGATATCCAATCAGTGGaggcaaagaggaagaagaaagaacagttaGAAAAGCAGATGGAAACATCGGGGCCACCAGCAGGTGGACTCAGG TGGACGGTGTCATGA